The segment AGGGCCATGTGCCCAGCACCGCGTGGTCCTTGCTGGCCCGGAAGTCCAACGCCTCCTTGGCCTGGTGGAAGTGCCGCGCGCGGAAGGCGCTTTCTGCCAGCCGGTCCAGCGCCTGGGCGTGGTCCTTGGGCTCCAGGTCGGCGCGTTCCAGCAGACGGGAGTACAAAAGCTCGGCCAGGGGGTAGCTGCCTGCCTTCCAGAACTCTTCCGCTTCTGCGGCAAGTTCGGCCGTCGGCTGTTCGCTCAGAGTTTCGCGGGGGGGCTCGGAGGCTCTGGGCATGGGAAGGCTGGAGCAGCCCAGTGCGGCCAGCAGGCAGGCCAGCAGCAGCGCCGCAGCGCCCGTGGCGAAACGGCGGCCGCCCGAGGGGCGCAAGGTGGTGGGGGTGCTCATGGGTCGCCTCCGGCTGCCTTTCCGGCAAATGAAAATCCCGGTTCGCGGGGGCGCCGCGAACCGGGACATGGTAAGCCCTCTTGCCCAGTAAGGCAAGACAGGACGCGTAAGCCCTTATTTGACCTCGGTGTAGTCCGCGTCCACCACGTTGTCGTCCGCGGGTTTGGCGCCACCGGCGGCGCCGGATGCCTCCGCGCCCGGTCCGGGTTCGGCCTGCTTCTGGGCGTAGAGCTGCTCGGCCAGCTTGTGGCTGCTCTGGGCCAGTTCGTCGGCCGCGGCCTTGATGGTGTCGGCGTCCTCGGTCTCAAGCGCCTTTTTGACGGCCTCGATCTTGGTTTCCAGGTCGCCCTTGAGCACCGGGTCCACCTTGTCGCCAATGTCCTTCAGGCTTTTCTCGGTGCTGTAGACGAGGCTGTCGGCCTGGTTGCGCGCCTCGATGAGGGCCTGCTTCTTCTTGTCCTCCTCGGCGTGGGCCTCGGCGTCCTTGACCATGCGGTCGATGTCGGTCTCGGACAGGCCGCTTGAGGCGGTGATGCGGATGGACTGCTCCTTGCCGGTGCCGGTGTCCTTGGCCGAAACGTTGACGATGCCGTTGGCGTCGATGTCGAAGGTGACCTCGATTTGCGGCACGCCGCGCGGTGCGGGCAGGATGCCCGTGAGCTCGAAGCGGCCCAAGGTCATGTTGTCGCCCGCCATGGGGCGCTCGCCCTGCAGCACATGGATGGACACCGAGGGCTGGGAGTCTGCCGCGGTGGTGAAGATCTGGCTTTTGCGGGTGGGAATGGTGGTGTTGCGCTCAATGAGCTTGGTGAACACGCCGCCCATGGTCTCGATGCCGAGGGAGAGCGGGGTCACGTCGAGCAGCAGCACGTCCTTCACATCGCCGGCCAGAATGCCGCCCTGAATGGCCGCGCCCATGCTCACGACCTCGTCCGGGTTCACGGTGCGGTTGGGCTCCTTGCCGAAGAACTCGCCCACCTTCTGCTGCACCAGCGGCATTCTGGTCATGCCGCCCACCAGCACCACTTCGTCGATGTCGCGCGCGGAGAGCCCGGCGTCGGAAAGCGCCTTCTTGCAGGGCCCGATGGTGCGCTCCACCAGTTCCATGACCAACTGCTCCAGCTTGGCGCGGG is part of the Humidesulfovibrio mexicanus genome and harbors:
- the dnaK gene encoding molecular chaperone DnaK — its product is MGKIIGIDLGTTNSCVYVMEGKDPKCITSPEGGRTTPSIVAFTDKERLIGEIAKRQSVTNPDKTIYAIKRLMGRQYDAPEVKKWREHCPYKIVPGKNNDAWVEIAGKKYSPPEVSAFILQKLKKDAETYLGETVTEAVITVPAYFNDSQRQATKDAGKIAGLEVKRIINEPTAASLAYGMDRKKNEKIAVFDLGGGTFDISILEVGDNVVEVRATNGDTFLGGEDFDQRIIQYLVEEFKRDNGIDLSKDRMALQRLKEASEKAKQELSSTMETEINLPFITADQNGPKHLMVKLSRAKLEQLVMELVERTIGPCKKALSDAGLSARDIDEVVLVGGMTRMPLVQQKVGEFFGKEPNRTVNPDEVVSMGAAIQGGILAGDVKDVLLLDVTPLSLGIETMGGVFTKLIERNTTIPTRKSQIFTTAADSQPSVSIHVLQGERPMAGDNMTLGRFELTGILPAPRGVPQIEVTFDIDANGIVNVSAKDTGTGKEQSIRITASSGLSETDIDRMVKDAEAHAEEDKKKQALIEARNQADSLVYSTEKSLKDIGDKVDPVLKGDLETKIEAVKKALETEDADTIKAAADELAQSSHKLAEQLYAQKQAEPGPGAEASGAAGGAKPADDNVVDADYTEVK